In the genome of Monodelphis domestica isolate mMonDom1 chromosome 2, mMonDom1.pri, whole genome shotgun sequence, one region contains:
- the OLIG3 gene encoding oligodendrocyte transcription factor 3: MNSDSSSVSSRASSPDMDEMYLRDHHHHHHHHHQDSRLNSVSSTQGDLVQKMSGEGLSRSGSKAGGESSKYKIKKQLSEQDLQQLRLKINGRERKRMHDLNLAMDGLREVMPYAHGPSVRKLSKIATLLLARNYILMLTSSLEEMKRLVGEIYGGHHSAFHCGTVGHSAGHPTHAANAVHQVHPILGSALSSTNTSSPLSASLPGIGTIRPPHSLLKAPSTPQALQLGSGFQHWAGLPCPCTICQMPPPPHLSALTTANMARLSAESKDLLK, from the coding sequence ATGAATTCTGACTCAAGCTCTGTCTCTAGCAGAGCTTCCTCTCCGGACATGGATGAGATGTACCTGAGagaccatcaccaccatcaccaccatcaccatcaggATAGTCGCCTCAATTCGGTCTCCTCCACCCAGGGTGATCTGGTGCAGAAGATGTCTGGGGAAGGCCTTTCCCGCAGCGGCTCCAAAGCCGGAGGCGAGAGCAgcaaatacaaaatcaaaaagcAGCTCTCGGAGCAGGACCTGCAGCAGCTCCGGCTGAAGATCAACGGGAGGGAGCGCAAGAGGATGCACGACCTAAACCTGGCTATGGACGGACTTCGAGAGGTCATGCCCTACGCCCATGGGCCCTCAGTCAGGAAGCTCTCCAAAATCGCCACCCTCCTGCTGGCCAGAAACTACATCCTGATGCTCACCAGCTCCCTGGAGGAGATGAAGAGGTTGGTGGGCGAGATCTATGGGGGGCATCACTCCGCTTTCCACTGTGGGACTGTGGGGCACTCTGCAGGGCACCCGACCCACGCAGCCAATGCAGTGCATCAGGTGCACCCCATCCTAGGCAGCGCTCTCTCTTCCACTAACACCTCCTCACCACTCTCAGCGTCTTTGCCCGGAATTGGCACCATCCGGCCACCTCATTCTCTGCTCAAAGCCCCCTCTACACCTCAGGCCCTGCAGTTGGGCAGTGGCTTTCAGCACTGGGCCGGACTGCCATGCCCCTGCACTATCTGCCAGATGCCTCCGCCGCCGCACCTGTCCGCCCTCACTACAGCCAATATGGCCCGCCTGTCCGCGGAATCCAAGGACTTGCTCAAGTGA